A region from the Algoriphagus machipongonensis genome encodes:
- a CDS encoding exo-beta-N-acetylmuramidase NamZ family protein translates to MTISPLAAQNTEILTGAEQPNLYLENLTGKKVGIVANQTSIMPSKQNQHVVDFLLEKGVSLKKVFTPEHGFRGDADAGEKVDNTVDQKTGLPIISIYGTNRKPSASQVKDLDIIIFDLQDVGTRFYTYISTMHNIMEAAAENNVEVMIFDRPNPNGDYIDGPVLKRGFESFVGMHPIPVVHGLTVGELAKMINGEKWLKGGITCDLQVIPVKNWTHSTSYFLPVKPSPNLPNDLSVRLYPSTCFFEGTVISLGRGTHFPFQVYGYPDKKFGDFIFTPVSIPGMAKSPRYQDQACYGVDLRQKPMSSQMTLSYLLDAFHKSGKGADFFTNYFNTLAGTDELKKQILAGKTETEIKASWAEDLAQYKKLRAAYLIYQD, encoded by the coding sequence ATGACTATCTCTCCTTTGGCTGCCCAAAATACCGAGATTTTAACAGGGGCTGAACAGCCAAATTTGTATTTGGAAAACCTAACCGGAAAAAAGGTAGGGATAGTAGCTAATCAAACTAGCATCATGCCGAGCAAGCAAAACCAGCATGTAGTTGATTTTCTACTTGAAAAAGGAGTTTCCTTAAAAAAGGTTTTTACTCCTGAGCATGGCTTCAGAGGTGACGCAGATGCAGGGGAAAAGGTAGACAATACAGTAGACCAAAAAACAGGCCTTCCAATTATTTCTATCTATGGTACAAACAGAAAGCCTTCGGCAAGTCAGGTGAAGGATTTGGATATTATTATTTTCGATCTTCAGGATGTTGGGACTCGATTCTATACCTATATCAGCACCATGCACAATATCATGGAAGCAGCTGCTGAAAATAATGTTGAGGTTATGATATTTGATAGACCCAACCCAAACGGAGATTATATAGATGGGCCGGTTTTGAAAAGGGGCTTCGAAAGTTTTGTGGGGATGCACCCGATCCCTGTTGTACATGGGTTGACTGTAGGTGAATTAGCCAAAATGATCAATGGAGAAAAATGGTTGAAGGGAGGAATTACTTGTGACTTACAAGTCATTCCAGTTAAAAACTGGACTCATAGCACTTCTTATTTTTTACCGGTTAAACCTTCTCCCAATTTACCAAACGACCTTTCCGTAAGGCTATACCCAAGTACCTGTTTTTTTGAAGGAACCGTTATTTCTTTAGGTAGAGGTACACATTTCCCTTTTCAGGTTTATGGTTATCCTGATAAAAAATTCGGGGATTTCATCTTTACTCCAGTAAGTATCCCTGGAATGGCAAAATCCCCTAGATATCAGGATCAGGCTTGTTATGGAGTTGATTTAAGACAAAAACCCATGAGTAGCCAGATGACGCTTTCTTACCTTCTAGACGCATTTCATAAATCTGGAAAAGGTGCTGATTTTTTTACAAATTATTTTAATACCCTTGCAGGAACAGACGAACTTAAAAAACAGATTCTAGCTGGTAAAACCGAGACTGAAATCAAAGCGAGCTGGGCTGAGGATTTGGCTCAATACAAAAAACTAAGAGCAGCCTATCTGATTTATCAGGATTAA
- the fmt gene encoding methionyl-tRNA formyltransferase, producing MNKNLKIIYMGTPEFAVPALENLVNHGWDVIAVITAPDKPKGRGQKMIFSPVKEAALKHDIKVLQPTNLKSPDFQEELKSLKADLQIVVAFRMLPESVWSMPPMGTFNLHASLLPNYRGAAPINWAIINGEKETGVTTFFLKHEIDTGSIIYQEKVSILEEDDLGSVYSKLMTKGSELVLKTVESIAKDEVTPLPQDETKAIHHAPKIFKETGKIDWNDSAVKIHNLVRGLSPYPAAWFILDDKICKVFKTKYSTDKSPLSPGQYESDGKTYLKFQTGDGVLELIEIQLEGKKRMGIEDFLRGYKLAGN from the coding sequence ATGAACAAGAACTTGAAAATCATATATATGGGTACTCCGGAATTTGCAGTTCCGGCATTGGAAAACCTTGTAAATCATGGTTGGGATGTGATCGCAGTGATTACAGCACCCGACAAACCAAAAGGCAGAGGCCAAAAAATGATTTTTTCTCCAGTAAAGGAGGCAGCACTTAAACACGACATCAAGGTACTTCAACCTACTAATCTTAAATCACCTGATTTTCAGGAGGAGTTAAAAAGTCTAAAAGCTGACTTACAAATTGTGGTAGCCTTCAGAATGCTGCCTGAATCCGTTTGGAGTATGCCTCCTATGGGTACATTTAATTTACACGCTTCATTGCTTCCAAATTATCGTGGTGCAGCGCCGATCAACTGGGCTATCATCAACGGGGAAAAAGAAACCGGAGTCACTACTTTTTTCTTGAAGCATGAGATCGATACAGGAAGTATTATTTACCAGGAAAAAGTCTCCATTTTAGAAGAAGACGATCTAGGATCAGTTTATTCAAAGTTAATGACTAAAGGGTCCGAATTGGTTTTAAAGACTGTCGAATCCATCGCTAAAGATGAAGTGACCCCACTTCCTCAAGATGAAACCAAAGCAATCCATCATGCCCCAAAAATCTTTAAAGAAACAGGCAAAATTGACTGGAACGATTCAGCAGTAAAAATTCACAACCTGGTTAGAGGACTTTCTCCCTACCCTGCAGCATGGTTCATCTTAGATGACAAAATATGCAAGGTATTCAAAACGAAATATTCAACTGATAAAAGCCCACTTTCTCCAGGGCAATATGAAAGTGACGGTAAAACGTATTTGAAGTTCCAGACTGGCGATGGTGTTTTAGAGCTTATTGAAATACAACTGGAGGGCAAAAAAAGAATGGGAATTGAAGACTTTCTACGTGGGTATAAACTTGCTGGAAATTAA
- a CDS encoding DUF4412 domain-containing protein: MKVSIKTILFSLVLFFSAQLAEAQFINKIKKAASRGAEKAIEKKVEKEANKMVQKQLEKQLEGLFGDDEDSSNPVSIDMSSIMKGLGEEVNTADQYEFFGNVILEMTSTNKKGKEMDPTRMKSFLAKSSDYTGIEIVDPKKPESVMTMIYDIPNQASVLLMDNDGEKNSFAYKLDINEVAAEAMENAADPMEDDELLIEKTGNTKDILGYACEEYHVKSKDGEGKYWVTSEPIGGYTSFWGSNSPFVSGRNQSSYAEYFKDFPQGNFMEMTFTSSDDGSTVEMNVIEINDSEPVTFLVSDYPNVMTQAKQK; this comes from the coding sequence ATGAAAGTTTCTATCAAAACAATCCTATTCTCGCTAGTTCTATTTTTTTCAGCTCAATTAGCCGAGGCCCAGTTTATTAATAAAATTAAGAAAGCTGCTAGTCGCGGTGCCGAAAAAGCAATAGAAAAAAAGGTAGAGAAAGAAGCCAATAAAATGGTTCAAAAGCAGTTGGAAAAGCAGCTGGAAGGCCTTTTTGGTGACGATGAAGATTCAAGTAATCCTGTTTCTATAGACATGAGTTCTATCATGAAAGGGTTAGGAGAAGAAGTGAATACCGCAGATCAATATGAATTTTTTGGCAATGTGATTCTGGAGATGACTTCCACCAACAAGAAAGGTAAAGAGATGGATCCTACCAGAATGAAGTCCTTCCTCGCAAAATCATCAGATTATACTGGAATTGAGATCGTGGACCCAAAAAAGCCTGAGTCGGTTATGACCATGATTTATGATATTCCCAATCAAGCTTCTGTATTGTTAATGGATAATGATGGTGAAAAGAACAGTTTTGCCTATAAACTAGATATTAATGAGGTAGCAGCTGAAGCGATGGAAAATGCTGCAGATCCGATGGAGGACGATGAGTTGCTAATTGAAAAAACAGGTAATACCAAAGACATTTTGGGATATGCATGTGAAGAATATCATGTAAAAAGCAAAGATGGAGAAGGTAAATATTGGGTTACCTCCGAACCTATTGGCGGTTATACTTCTTTTTGGGGTTCGAATAGTCCTTTTGTTTCAGGAAGAAATCAAAGTAGCTATGCAGAGTATTTCAAAGACTTTCCTCAAGGAAACTTTATGGAAATGACATTTACCTCTTCTGATGATGGGTCCACAGTAGAAATGAATGTTATTGAGATAAATGACTCAGAACCAGTCACCTTTTTGGTAAGTGATTATCCTAACGTAATGACTCAAGCAAAACAAAAATAA
- a CDS encoding dihydrofolate reductase — protein MWISLIAAVAKNGVIGKGNDLVWKIPTDFKRFKAITSGNYILMGRKTFESLGKPLPNRTHLVISRNKNYKVPEGHHLFENVEDAFIYCNKLGIEKLYVIGGGEIYKQTISIADELLITEVDATPVGDTYFPEIDKNTWKIVSKESFPSDEINQHPFSFINYERINP, from the coding sequence ATGTGGATATCTCTGATCGCGGCTGTTGCGAAAAACGGTGTTATTGGAAAAGGAAATGATTTGGTTTGGAAAATCCCAACTGACTTCAAACGGTTTAAAGCAATTACTTCCGGAAACTATATTTTGATGGGAAGGAAGACTTTTGAATCATTGGGTAAACCCTTACCAAATAGAACTCACCTAGTCATTAGTAGAAATAAAAATTATAAAGTGCCAGAAGGACATCACCTATTTGAAAATGTAGAAGATGCCTTTATTTATTGTAACAAATTAGGCATTGAAAAACTCTACGTGATTGGAGGGGGCGAAATTTATAAGCAAACCATTTCCATAGCGGACGAATTACTCATTACAGAAGTAGATGCTACGCCGGTTGGAGACACTTACTTTCCTGAAATCGACAAAAACACATGGAAAATCGTTAGCAAAGAGTCTTTTCCATCAGACGAGATAAACCAACACCCATTTTCCTTTATTAATTACGAAAGAATTAATCCCTAA
- a CDS encoding SDR family oxidoreductase → MKKPVIWITGASSGIGAATAKKFSKEGYAIVLSSRKEKELEKVKSECQYPEDCAILPLDLAEADSLPSKTEQAIQFFGHIDVMFHNGGISQRSLAMETEIEVDRKIMEVNYFGTIILTKALLSHFKERKSGHFAVTSSLVGIIGSPYRSSYAASKHALHGYFDSVRAEHFADNVAVTMICPGFIKTNVSVNAVTGDGKPLNQMDDAQANGMSAEKCAEKIFKGIKGRKEEIYIGGKEVMAIYLKRFVPGIFSKILQKAKVR, encoded by the coding sequence ATGAAGAAACCAGTCATTTGGATTACTGGAGCATCTTCAGGAATAGGAGCTGCAACAGCTAAAAAATTCTCAAAAGAAGGTTATGCTATAGTTCTTTCCTCTAGAAAAGAGAAGGAGCTAGAAAAGGTCAAAAGTGAATGTCAATATCCTGAAGATTGTGCCATTCTTCCTTTGGACTTAGCTGAAGCTGATTCCCTTCCTTCTAAAACTGAGCAAGCCATTCAGTTTTTTGGACATATTGACGTCATGTTTCATAACGGCGGCATAAGCCAACGTTCCTTAGCAATGGAGACTGAGATTGAGGTGGATCGGAAAATCATGGAAGTCAATTATTTTGGCACCATCATCCTTACCAAAGCACTTCTCTCCCACTTTAAAGAAAGGAAGTCTGGGCATTTTGCTGTGACCAGTTCATTAGTAGGAATAATAGGTTCTCCTTATCGTTCTTCCTATGCTGCTTCCAAACATGCTCTTCATGGCTATTTTGATTCCGTAAGAGCTGAGCACTTTGCGGATAACGTAGCTGTAACCATGATTTGTCCGGGTTTCATCAAAACCAATGTTTCTGTCAATGCAGTTACTGGGGATGGGAAACCCCTAAATCAAATGGATGATGCACAGGCTAATGGTATGAGTGCGGAAAAGTGTGCAGAGAAGATTTTCAAAGGAATAAAAGGGAGAAAAGAAGAAATTTATATAGGTGGAAAGGAAGTAATGGCCATTTACTTAAAAAGATTCGTTCCAGGAATCTTTTCAAAAATACTTCAAAAAGCCAAAGTTAGATAA
- a CDS encoding competence/damage-inducible protein A: MSPVKAEIIAIGDELLYGQIIDTNSHWISQELDLRGVRVVRRTTVGDNREDILKAFAEAEKRADLVLITGGLGPTQDDLTKPLMAEFFDCPIVENPEAVAAVTEFFKKRGREITPLNILQGHLPACCIYVPNVVGTAPGMWFEEKNTYWMSMPGVPHEMKKLMNDFVLPKLPEIFSLPVIVHQVIKTVGIGESWLADLIRDWENALPDHIRLAYLPSLGHVKLRLTGFGSDTEKLNQEIQDQINLVLPQIDQYVYGYNEETLETAIGKLLKKSNKTLALAESCTGGYISHLVTSVPGSSSYFQGAVVPYHNQFKQEVIEVKKETLEKHGAVSEETVIEMSQGVKKLFQSDFGLASSGIAGPDGGTETKPVGTIWIACAGDGFVETKKLQLTQDRMLNIQLTAVAVLNLFRICFSKN; the protein is encoded by the coding sequence ATGAGCCCAGTAAAAGCTGAAATCATTGCCATTGGAGATGAATTACTCTATGGCCAAATCATTGACACCAATAGCCATTGGATCAGTCAGGAATTAGATTTAAGAGGCGTTAGGGTTGTCAGGAGAACCACTGTAGGAGATAATAGAGAAGACATCTTAAAAGCCTTTGCAGAAGCTGAAAAACGTGCGGATCTGGTCTTGATCACCGGTGGTCTGGGTCCAACACAAGACGATTTGACCAAACCATTGATGGCAGAGTTCTTTGATTGCCCAATTGTAGAAAATCCAGAGGCTGTAGCAGCAGTTACCGAGTTTTTCAAGAAAAGAGGGCGAGAAATCACACCATTGAATATTCTACAAGGTCATCTTCCCGCATGTTGTATCTACGTTCCAAATGTGGTTGGAACAGCTCCAGGAATGTGGTTTGAAGAAAAGAATACTTATTGGATGTCTATGCCGGGAGTACCCCATGAGATGAAAAAGCTCATGAATGATTTTGTACTTCCTAAACTGCCTGAGATTTTCTCCCTACCCGTTATAGTTCACCAAGTGATAAAAACAGTAGGCATAGGTGAAAGTTGGCTTGCAGATCTAATTAGGGATTGGGAAAACGCATTACCAGATCATATCCGCTTGGCTTATTTACCTTCCTTGGGTCATGTCAAATTGAGACTCACTGGTTTTGGTTCCGATACAGAAAAATTGAACCAAGAGATTCAGGATCAGATCAATTTAGTCCTACCCCAAATTGATCAGTATGTCTATGGATATAATGAAGAAACCCTTGAAACTGCGATTGGCAAGCTTTTGAAGAAAAGTAATAAAACCCTAGCTTTGGCTGAAAGCTGTACCGGAGGATATATTTCACATCTTGTGACCAGTGTACCAGGTAGTAGTTCCTATTTCCAGGGGGCCGTCGTACCTTACCACAACCAGTTTAAACAAGAGGTAATAGAAGTAAAAAAAGAGACTCTGGAAAAGCATGGAGCTGTGAGTGAAGAAACGGTCATTGAAATGTCTCAAGGAGTTAAAAAGCTCTTTCAGTCAGATTTCGGACTGGCGAGCAGCGGGATCGCTGGTCCAGATGGAGGAACAGAAACAAAACCTGTTGGTACTATATGGATTGCATGCGCCGGTGATGGGTTTGTAGAAACTAAAAAACTACAACTCACTCAAGACAGGATGCTCAATATCCAATTGACAGCAGTAGCGGTGTTAAACTTATTTAGAATTTGTTTTTCAAAGAATTAG
- a CDS encoding dihydrolipoamide acetyltransferase family protein, with the protein MASVEMLMPKMGESIIEGTILGWLKKEGETIEQDESVLEVATDKVDTEVPATHPGVLKKILAKEGDVVAVGAPIAIIETENEVETPNSPVASESKEEKEELIAAAPANTDTLISTEKSFSNESVEDDRFYSPLVQSIAKEENISKSELSKIPGTGKDGRVTKQDMLAYLDKRTGSTQKEESPIPSISEPKAQVSISASDEIIEMDRMRKMIAQRMVDSKKTSAHVTSFVEADMTNIVLWREKNKQAYREKFGESITYTPFFIEAIAKAIRDFPMINISIDGDKIIKKKDINIGMAVALPSGNLIVPVIRKADQLNLVGISKQVNDLANRARNNKLNADDLSGGTYTVSNVGSFGNVMGTPIIMQPQVAIMAVGAIVKKPAVVETPTGDVIAVRHKMFLSHSYDHRVVDGSLGGMFVKRVADYLEEFDLKTSL; encoded by the coding sequence ATGGCAAGTGTAGAAATGCTAATGCCCAAAATGGGCGAAAGTATCATAGAAGGCACCATTCTGGGTTGGCTAAAAAAAGAAGGTGAAACTATAGAGCAGGATGAATCGGTATTAGAAGTAGCCACTGACAAAGTGGATACAGAAGTCCCGGCAACCCATCCTGGAGTATTGAAAAAAATTCTTGCCAAAGAGGGAGATGTTGTTGCTGTAGGAGCCCCTATTGCAATCATCGAAACAGAGAATGAGGTAGAAACACCAAATTCCCCTGTTGCTTCAGAATCCAAAGAAGAAAAAGAAGAATTAATCGCTGCAGCGCCAGCCAATACAGATACTTTAATTTCAACTGAAAAATCGTTTTCCAATGAATCAGTTGAGGATGACAGATTCTACTCACCTCTTGTCCAAAGCATAGCAAAAGAGGAAAATATATCTAAATCTGAGCTTTCGAAAATCCCTGGCACTGGCAAAGATGGAAGAGTCACCAAACAGGATATGCTGGCCTATTTAGATAAGAGAACCGGTAGCACTCAGAAAGAAGAAAGCCCTATCCCCTCTATTTCGGAACCGAAAGCGCAAGTCAGCATTTCGGCATCAGATGAAATCATAGAAATGGATAGAATGCGCAAAATGATTGCGCAAAGAATGGTCGACTCTAAAAAGACTTCAGCTCATGTAACCTCATTTGTAGAGGCTGATATGACAAACATTGTGCTTTGGAGAGAAAAGAATAAGCAGGCTTACCGAGAGAAATTTGGTGAGTCAATCACATATACTCCATTCTTTATTGAGGCCATTGCCAAAGCAATTCGTGATTTTCCGATGATTAACATTTCTATCGATGGAGATAAAATCATCAAGAAAAAAGACATCAATATTGGAATGGCGGTTGCCCTACCTAGTGGAAACCTTATTGTTCCTGTAATTAGGAAAGCTGACCAGTTAAACCTAGTTGGGATTTCTAAGCAGGTAAATGATTTGGCAAACCGCGCCAGAAACAACAAACTAAATGCAGATGATTTAAGCGGTGGTACTTACACCGTTTCCAATGTTGGATCCTTTGGTAATGTAATGGGGACCCCAATCATCATGCAACCACAAGTCGCAATTATGGCGGTAGGAGCGATTGTAAAGAAACCAGCTGTAGTAGAAACTCCTACAGGTGATGTGATCGCAGTTCGACATAAAATGTTCTTATCACACTCCTATGACCACAGGGTGGTAGATGGATCCTTGGGAGGAATGTTTGTGAAAAGAGTAGCCGATTATCTTGAGGAATTTGACTTAAAAACTTCCCTATAA